In Vagococcus luciliae, one genomic interval encodes:
- a CDS encoding DUF1033 family protein, protein MYQVIQTYSEDEPWWFFEEWEKNIKSEVVFDKFHDAENEFMKQYDDLKEQYEEVKCKNPYLVAFWNDEEFVYCEDCDDDLQAYKGLMLVSNYKKIDLGDNNLDEAIGNSRKTKCCQRFSKSTRGN, encoded by the coding sequence ATGTATCAAGTTATTCAGACTTATAGTGAAGATGAGCCTTGGTGGTTTTTTGAAGAATGGGAAAAAAATATAAAATCAGAAGTGGTATTTGATAAGTTTCATGATGCAGAAAATGAATTCATGAAACAATATGATGACTTAAAAGAGCAATATGAAGAAGTAAAGTGCAAAAATCCTTATTTAGTCGCTTTTTGGAATGATGAAGAGTTTGTTTATTGCGAAGACTGTGATGATGATTTACAGGCATATAAAGGATTAATGCTTGTAAGTAACTACAAAAAAATTGATTTAGGAGATAATAATTTAGATGAAGCAATTGGTAATAGCAGAAAAACCAAGTGTTGCCAGAGATTTAGCAAAAGTACTAGGGGCAACTAA
- a CDS encoding DNA topoisomerase 3 has product MKQLVIAEKPSVARDLAKVLGATKKTKNYIEGDKVIITWALGHLLGLKMPEDYNKDWAEWNMNTLPMIPKRVGIKPLPKTRPQLKAISQLANRKDVSEAIIATDAGREGELVARWILQYVKFKKPVKRLWISSQTDKAIKQGFKQLRPSKEYDNLYYSAVARAEADWLVGLNVTRALTVKYKDSLSAGRVQTPTLAMVRQQEEVIEKFKPETYFTLDAEYDGVVGHLELKNPRQFKKREDLETLVTSFDGKSLVVDDIKVKEKTEHAPLPYDLTEIQREANQRYQFSAKKTLSIIQRLYEIHKVVTYPRTDSKHLTTDMKSTMKERLIAVTQMSPELVKRLVKDGAVVKQQNVFQNAKVTDHHGLIPTEQSARLEKLDNDEMKIYRMIVERFLGLFLPPYKVSVETISTKVEQSIFIFKQQRVLEMGWRQSENVAKQSVVFKKRMAIKAIYKINKQLTTPPNPLSEGTLLGKMEKHNLGTPATRAEIIEKLISSDLIERQTHRLVVTAKGKQLLQLVNPSLVTPELTQKWELSLEKIANGQLKHQSFIKDIEKETTRLVKEIKMSEEKYVDHSLTNKTCPDCGSQLKEKNTRDGKIYVCSSETCHYKRRKDPKISNKRCPQCKKKMMILENKNGAYFKCGGCQYTEKMQKGSKGKKKISKHEEKKLIKKYNQTEEMESPLALALKAAMKEE; this is encoded by the coding sequence ATGAAGCAATTGGTAATAGCAGAAAAACCAAGTGTTGCCAGAGATTTAGCAAAAGTACTAGGGGCAACTAAAAAAACAAAGAATTATATTGAAGGAGATAAAGTGATTATCACTTGGGCATTAGGTCATTTACTGGGCTTAAAAATGCCGGAAGACTATAATAAAGATTGGGCAGAGTGGAATATGAATACTCTACCTATGATTCCTAAACGTGTGGGGATTAAACCACTTCCTAAGACAAGACCACAATTAAAAGCCATTAGTCAATTAGCCAATCGAAAAGATGTATCTGAAGCAATTATAGCAACTGATGCAGGACGTGAAGGAGAGCTAGTTGCACGTTGGATTTTACAATATGTTAAATTTAAAAAACCTGTGAAGCGTTTATGGATTTCATCTCAAACAGATAAAGCCATTAAACAAGGATTTAAACAATTAAGACCAAGTAAAGAGTATGATAATTTATATTATTCAGCTGTCGCTCGTGCTGAAGCAGATTGGTTAGTAGGACTTAATGTTACACGTGCTTTAACAGTGAAATATAAAGATAGTTTATCAGCAGGTCGTGTTCAAACGCCAACACTTGCAATGGTTAGACAACAAGAAGAAGTTATTGAGAAATTTAAGCCAGAGACTTACTTTACATTAGATGCAGAGTATGATGGAGTGGTTGGCCATTTGGAATTAAAAAACCCACGTCAATTTAAGAAGCGTGAAGATTTGGAAACATTAGTCACTTCTTTTGATGGTAAATCATTAGTAGTAGATGATATAAAGGTGAAAGAAAAAACAGAGCACGCACCACTTCCATATGATTTAACAGAAATTCAACGTGAGGCCAATCAACGTTATCAATTTTCAGCTAAAAAAACGTTATCGATTATTCAACGACTTTATGAAATTCATAAAGTGGTTACTTATCCAAGAACAGATTCAAAACATTTAACGACTGATATGAAATCAACGATGAAAGAACGTTTGATTGCAGTGACACAAATGTCACCAGAACTAGTAAAACGTTTAGTTAAAGATGGAGCAGTAGTAAAACAGCAAAACGTATTCCAAAATGCAAAAGTGACCGATCATCATGGTTTGATTCCAACTGAACAATCAGCTCGACTTGAAAAATTAGATAATGATGAAATGAAAATCTATCGTATGATTGTGGAACGTTTCCTAGGACTATTTTTACCGCCATATAAAGTGTCTGTTGAAACAATTAGTACCAAAGTAGAACAATCAATTTTTATCTTTAAACAACAACGTGTCCTTGAGATGGGGTGGAGACAATCAGAAAATGTTGCAAAACAGTCTGTTGTATTTAAAAAAAGAATGGCGATTAAAGCAATTTATAAAATAAATAAACAACTAACAACACCTCCTAATCCCTTGTCAGAAGGAACGCTTTTAGGTAAGATGGAGAAACATAATCTAGGAACACCTGCAACACGTGCCGAGATTATAGAGAAGCTAATTAGTTCAGATTTAATTGAACGCCAAACTCATCGCTTAGTCGTGACGGCAAAAGGAAAACAATTATTACAGTTGGTTAATCCATCCCTTGTAACGCCAGAGTTAACACAAAAATGGGAACTGTCTTTAGAAAAAATAGCGAATGGTCAATTAAAACATCAATCTTTTATTAAAGATATTGAAAAAGAAACCACTCGTTTGGTTAAAGAGATTAAAATGAGTGAAGAAAAGTATGTGGATCATTCATTAACTAATAAAACATGCCCAGATTGTGGTAGTCAATTAAAAGAAAAAAATACACGAGATGGTAAAATTTATGTATGTAGTAGTGAAACCTGTCACTACAAACGTCGTAAAGATCCAAAGATATCCAATAAACGATGCCCACAATGTAAGAAAAAAATGATGATTTTAGAGAATAAGAATGGAGCATATTTCAAGTGTGGTGGCTGTCAATACACAGAAAAAATGCAAAAGGGCTCTAAAGGTAAGAAAAAAATCTCGAAACATGAAGAGAAAAAATTAATTAAGAAATATAATCAAACTGAAGAAATGGAAAGTCCATTAGCATTAGCATTAAAAGCAGCAATGAAAGAGGAATAA
- a CDS encoding amino acid ABC transporter ATP-binding protein has protein sequence MAEKILVEHLVKKYDEHTVLNDINVSIKKGDVVCIIGPSGSGKSTFLRCLNQLEEITSGNIIVDGTNLTDKNTNINKVRQHIGMVFQHFNLFPHLTILENVTLAPVDLGKLSKAEANEKAISLLESVGLADKKDSYPDSLSGGQKQRVAIARALAMNPDIMLFDEPTSALDPEMVGDVLNVMKELANQGMTMVIVTHEMGFAKEVANRVMFIDGGNFLEDGSPEQVFEHPQHERTKDFLNKVLNI, from the coding sequence ATGGCTGAAAAAATTTTAGTGGAACATTTGGTTAAAAAGTATGATGAGCACACGGTACTAAACGATATCAATGTATCAATTAAAAAAGGTGATGTTGTTTGTATTATCGGTCCATCTGGATCAGGTAAAAGTACATTTCTTCGCTGTTTAAACCAATTGGAAGAAATTACTAGTGGAAATATTATTGTTGATGGTACAAATCTAACTGATAAAAATACTAATATCAATAAAGTACGTCAGCATATTGGGATGGTTTTCCAACACTTCAATTTATTTCCTCATTTAACCATTTTAGAAAATGTAACCCTTGCTCCTGTTGACTTGGGTAAATTATCTAAAGCTGAAGCAAATGAAAAAGCAATTAGTTTACTTGAATCAGTTGGTTTAGCTGATAAAAAAGATAGCTATCCAGACTCTTTATCAGGTGGACAAAAACAGCGTGTCGCCATTGCTAGAGCATTAGCCATGAATCCTGATATTATGCTCTTTGATGAACCAACATCTGCTCTTGACCCAGAGATGGTTGGAGATGTATTGAACGTTATGAAAGAATTAGCTAACCAAGGAATGACGATGGTAATTGTAACCCACGAAATGGGATTTGCTAAAGAAGTAGCTAATCGGGTAATGTTCATAGATGGCGGTAATTTCTTAGAAGACGGCTCACCAGAACAAGTCTTTGAACACCCTCAACATGAACGAACAAAAGATTTCTTAAACAAAGTATTAAACATATGA